The Parambassis ranga chromosome 14, fParRan2.1, whole genome shotgun sequence genome includes a window with the following:
- the LOC114446461 gene encoding protein MNN4-like: MLPTPLEGPRLAVTDKRLESMQQFVKDVREMKLLEEKLCEPQMSKKEQKNAEKKLQKEREEREKQEKKDRKKREKQEKKDRKEREKQEKKERKEREKQEKKDRKEREKVEKKQRKEAAKNPSRYEELVSNLCSVQSQLETEKQTVLERDGLIHKLAEEKCSLQEELDQANQTVLERDGLIHNCSETGCKQNM; the protein is encoded by the exons atgcttcctacgccactggaaGGACCGAGACTTGCAGTCACAGACAAAAggcttgagagcatgcagcagttcGTTAAAGACGTCAGAGAGATGAAGCTCCTGGAAGAAAAACTCTGCGAGCCTCAgatgtccaagaaggagcaaaaaaatgcagaaaagaagttgcagaaagaacgtgaggagagggagaaacaggagaagaaggatcgcaagaagagggagaaacaagagaagaaggatcgtaaggagagggagaaacaggaaaagaaagaacgtaaggaaagggagaaacaggagaagaaggatcgcaaggagagggagaaagtggaaaagaagCAACGTAAGGAGGCAGCAAAAAATCCTTCCAGATATGAGGAGCTGGTCTCTAACCTTTGCTCAGTCCAAAGCCAGCTAGAAACTGAGaagcagactgtcctggaaagagacggtctgatccacaagctggcagaagagaagtgttccctgcaagaggagctggaccaggccaaccagactgtcctggaaagagacggtctgatccacaa ctgcagtgaaacaggctgcaaacagaacatgtaG
- the LOC114446125 gene encoding uncharacterized protein LOC114446125 isoform X1 — MIPMGHGLCLPSPATVHQLFSVARDASIIPDISLDPVLTTFLSLDSSAALQHRYGFLQRGMSREQQAAFRQSLIGELGGSRVTYGGVGVIALALSMLFDQVAQHVRVQGSSTEGHLSTQGPQAMMIFGISTSSRIGQLINSYLRLILGIANNQETMAETTELYDSLLKLELLDHYERMINKKRMSSVSMQQWLAGEAFHLHLRLHQVRLNSVPLGSAKSLRFSYKTGLNHLIQGYAAYLRRNIQETAAPGPHHTAINAASGPKETSATNTTCSSSVLFNISLVSPSVSADIFNDSTTPNSTAGSCKTHGSTEDVGLNEDRKGNNDTTVGMINKNTLNISAGHSRKEEEHMLVIEPWRNVSHNVQHHPCESSAIQQALVTRIINAQDLERNRNFFIYREKAFQNLLRQREDFELRSN, encoded by the exons ATGATCCCGATGGGCCACGGTTTGTGTCTTCCTTCTCCAGCCACCgtccaccagctgttctctgtggcaCGAGATGCCAGCATCATCCCTGATATCTCCTTGGATCCCGTCCTCACAACCTTCCTGTCACTGGActcctcagcagcactgcagcatcgATATGGTTTCCTGCAGCGGGGtatgagcagagagcagcaagcGGCGTTCAGACAGAGCCTGATCGGAGAGCTGGGGGGCAGCAGGGTCACCTATGGAGGAGTAGGGGTCATTGCTCTGGCTCTGTCCATGCTTTTTGACCAGGTTGCCCAACAT GTCCGAGTGCAAGGATCATCCACAGAGGGCCATCTATCAACGCAGGGACCCCAGGCCATGATGATTTTTGGCATCAGTACCTCTTCAAGAATTGGCCAGCTAATTAACAGCTACCTCCGCCTCATTCTTGGCATCGCCAACAACCAGGAGACAATGGCCGAAACCACGGAGCTCTACGACAGTTTGCTGAAACTTGAACTGCTTGATCATTATGAGAGGATGATTAACAAGAAGAGAATGAGCTCAGTGTCCATGCAGCAGTGGTTGGCAGGAGAAGCTTTTCACCTGCACCTGAGACTGCACCAG GTCCGTCTGAACTCTGTGCCTTTGGGATCTGCTAAATCACTGCGTTTTTCTTATAAGACAGGACTGAATCACCTGATTCAGGGCTACGCAGCTTATCTGCGCAGAAACATCcaggagactgcagctccaGGCCCACATCACACTGCAATCAATGCAGCCAGTGGTCCAAAAGAAACCAGTGCAACCAATACAACATGCTCCAGCAGTGTCCTTTTTAATATTAGTTTGGTCAGTCCAAGTGTCTCGGCTGATATATTCAATGACTCTACCACACCCAATTCAACTGCTGGAAGCTGTAAAACTCATGGCTCCACAGAGGACGTTGGACTCAACGAAGACAGGAAGGGAAACAATGACACCACTGTAGgtatgataaataaaaacacactcaatatTTCTGCTGggcacagcaggaaggaggaagaacacATGTTAGTCATCGAGCCTTGGAGAAACGTCAGTCACAACGTGCAGCACCATCCCTGTGAGTCTTCGGCCATTCAGCAAGCTCTGGTGACCCGCATTATCAACGCTCAGGACCTGGAGCGGAACAGAAACTTTTTCATTTACCGAGAGAAAGCCTTCCAGAACCtcctcagacagagggaggacttTGAGCTGAGGTCAAATTAG
- the LOC114446125 gene encoding uncharacterized protein LOC114446125 isoform X2, whose amino-acid sequence MIPMGHGLCLPSPATVHQLFSVARDASIIPDISLDPVLTTFLSLDSSAALQHRYGFLQRGMSREQQAAFRQSLIGELGGSRVTYGGVGVIALALSMLFDQVRVQGSSTEGHLSTQGPQAMMIFGISTSSRIGQLINSYLRLILGIANNQETMAETTELYDSLLKLELLDHYERMINKKRMSSVSMQQWLAGEAFHLHLRLHQVRLNSVPLGSAKSLRFSYKTGLNHLIQGYAAYLRRNIQETAAPGPHHTAINAASGPKETSATNTTCSSSVLFNISLVSPSVSADIFNDSTTPNSTAGSCKTHGSTEDVGLNEDRKGNNDTTVGMINKNTLNISAGHSRKEEEHMLVIEPWRNVSHNVQHHPCESSAIQQALVTRIINAQDLERNRNFFIYREKAFQNLLRQREDFELRSN is encoded by the exons ATGATCCCGATGGGCCACGGTTTGTGTCTTCCTTCTCCAGCCACCgtccaccagctgttctctgtggcaCGAGATGCCAGCATCATCCCTGATATCTCCTTGGATCCCGTCCTCACAACCTTCCTGTCACTGGActcctcagcagcactgcagcatcgATATGGTTTCCTGCAGCGGGGtatgagcagagagcagcaagcGGCGTTCAGACAGAGCCTGATCGGAGAGCTGGGGGGCAGCAGGGTCACCTATGGAGGAGTAGGGGTCATTGCTCTGGCTCTGTCCATGCTTTTTGACCAG GTCCGAGTGCAAGGATCATCCACAGAGGGCCATCTATCAACGCAGGGACCCCAGGCCATGATGATTTTTGGCATCAGTACCTCTTCAAGAATTGGCCAGCTAATTAACAGCTACCTCCGCCTCATTCTTGGCATCGCCAACAACCAGGAGACAATGGCCGAAACCACGGAGCTCTACGACAGTTTGCTGAAACTTGAACTGCTTGATCATTATGAGAGGATGATTAACAAGAAGAGAATGAGCTCAGTGTCCATGCAGCAGTGGTTGGCAGGAGAAGCTTTTCACCTGCACCTGAGACTGCACCAG GTCCGTCTGAACTCTGTGCCTTTGGGATCTGCTAAATCACTGCGTTTTTCTTATAAGACAGGACTGAATCACCTGATTCAGGGCTACGCAGCTTATCTGCGCAGAAACATCcaggagactgcagctccaGGCCCACATCACACTGCAATCAATGCAGCCAGTGGTCCAAAAGAAACCAGTGCAACCAATACAACATGCTCCAGCAGTGTCCTTTTTAATATTAGTTTGGTCAGTCCAAGTGTCTCGGCTGATATATTCAATGACTCTACCACACCCAATTCAACTGCTGGAAGCTGTAAAACTCATGGCTCCACAGAGGACGTTGGACTCAACGAAGACAGGAAGGGAAACAATGACACCACTGTAGgtatgataaataaaaacacactcaatatTTCTGCTGggcacagcaggaaggaggaagaacacATGTTAGTCATCGAGCCTTGGAGAAACGTCAGTCACAACGTGCAGCACCATCCCTGTGAGTCTTCGGCCATTCAGCAAGCTCTGGTGACCCGCATTATCAACGCTCAGGACCTGGAGCGGAACAGAAACTTTTTCATTTACCGAGAGAAAGCCTTCCAGAACCtcctcagacagagggaggacttTGAGCTGAGGTCAAATTAG
- the LOC114446125 gene encoding uncharacterized protein LOC114446125 isoform X3, whose product MSREQQAAFRQSLIGELGGSRVTYGGVGVIALALSMLFDQVAQHVRVQGSSTEGHLSTQGPQAMMIFGISTSSRIGQLINSYLRLILGIANNQETMAETTELYDSLLKLELLDHYERMINKKRMSSVSMQQWLAGEAFHLHLRLHQVRLNSVPLGSAKSLRFSYKTGLNHLIQGYAAYLRRNIQETAAPGPHHTAINAASGPKETSATNTTCSSSVLFNISLVSPSVSADIFNDSTTPNSTAGSCKTHGSTEDVGLNEDRKGNNDTTVGMINKNTLNISAGHSRKEEEHMLVIEPWRNVSHNVQHHPCESSAIQQALVTRIINAQDLERNRNFFIYREKAFQNLLRQREDFELRSN is encoded by the exons atgagcagagagcagcaagcGGCGTTCAGACAGAGCCTGATCGGAGAGCTGGGGGGCAGCAGGGTCACCTATGGAGGAGTAGGGGTCATTGCTCTGGCTCTGTCCATGCTTTTTGACCAGGTTGCCCAACAT GTCCGAGTGCAAGGATCATCCACAGAGGGCCATCTATCAACGCAGGGACCCCAGGCCATGATGATTTTTGGCATCAGTACCTCTTCAAGAATTGGCCAGCTAATTAACAGCTACCTCCGCCTCATTCTTGGCATCGCCAACAACCAGGAGACAATGGCCGAAACCACGGAGCTCTACGACAGTTTGCTGAAACTTGAACTGCTTGATCATTATGAGAGGATGATTAACAAGAAGAGAATGAGCTCAGTGTCCATGCAGCAGTGGTTGGCAGGAGAAGCTTTTCACCTGCACCTGAGACTGCACCAG GTCCGTCTGAACTCTGTGCCTTTGGGATCTGCTAAATCACTGCGTTTTTCTTATAAGACAGGACTGAATCACCTGATTCAGGGCTACGCAGCTTATCTGCGCAGAAACATCcaggagactgcagctccaGGCCCACATCACACTGCAATCAATGCAGCCAGTGGTCCAAAAGAAACCAGTGCAACCAATACAACATGCTCCAGCAGTGTCCTTTTTAATATTAGTTTGGTCAGTCCAAGTGTCTCGGCTGATATATTCAATGACTCTACCACACCCAATTCAACTGCTGGAAGCTGTAAAACTCATGGCTCCACAGAGGACGTTGGACTCAACGAAGACAGGAAGGGAAACAATGACACCACTGTAGgtatgataaataaaaacacactcaatatTTCTGCTGggcacagcaggaaggaggaagaacacATGTTAGTCATCGAGCCTTGGAGAAACGTCAGTCACAACGTGCAGCACCATCCCTGTGAGTCTTCGGCCATTCAGCAAGCTCTGGTGACCCGCATTATCAACGCTCAGGACCTGGAGCGGAACAGAAACTTTTTCATTTACCGAGAGAAAGCCTTCCAGAACCtcctcagacagagggaggacttTGAGCTGAGGTCAAATTAG